From the genome of Nakamurella flavida:
ACCCCGAGCACGTGCGAGACGGCGACCCCGGCCTCGTCGAGCAGGCTGCTCAGCTGCTGCGCCCCGGTGCCGGACGCAGCCACCAGGCCCACGGCCGTGCCGCCGGATCCCGGGGCGCGCAGCACGTTGGCGAAGCCCAGGCCGACGCCGCCGATCACGGCCGTGCCGCAGTCCGGTCCCATCACCAGCACCCCGGCGCGGGCACCGGCGTCCTTGAGGGCGATCTCGTCGGAGAGCGGGACGTTGTCGGAGAAGATCATCACGTGCCGGCCGGCCGCGATGGCGTCCATCGCCTCCCCGGTCACCGCCGCTCCGGGTACCGAGAGCAGCACGATCGCGGCGTCCGGGGCCTCCCGGGTGGCGGCCCGCACCGTGCGCGGCGCCGGGGTGGCACCCACGCCGCGGGCACCCACGGACGCGCGGTCGGCGGCGGCCAGCGCGTCCTGCAGAGCGGCCAGGCCGGCCCGCACGGCGTCGTCGTCACCGCGGACGGCGACCAAGAGATCGTCCGGGCCGGCCGGGGGTACCGAGAACCCCTGCTGGACGGCCAGTTCGACGTTCAGCGGGGTGGCCATGGCCACCTGCGCCGCCGTGACCCCGGGGGTGTCGGCCACGGCCCGGGAGATCCGCAGCAGGGTCACCGAGTCGTGGTAGACGCCCCGCCGCAGGGTGATGTGGTCGGTCATCGGCCGTCCTTCCCGTCCTGTGGGGGGCAGTCCTGTGGGGGGCAGAGCCGGCCGGGGGTCGGCGGCCGTTCCGGCGATCCTGACAGGCCGACGACCAGACCGGCCAGCAGGTCGGCCCCACTGGTGTGGCCGATGTCGAGGAGGGCGGCGACGGCATCGTGGAGTCGGGGACCGGACGCGGCCCGCACGGCGGCGACCACGGCGAGCACGGCGTCCCCCGCGTGCCCGCGGGCGGCCTGGTGCAGCAGGTCCGCCGACAGGGCGGTGGTCCGTGCCGGGGCGAGTGCTCCGACCACCGCGCCGATCCGCTCGGCCTCCAGGGTCCGGCCCGTCGCCCACAGCCCGCAGAGCAGCCCGGCCAGCAGGTCGTCGCCCGCGGGGGTGAGTCCGGGGCCGAGGCCGAGCAGCTCCAGGACGGCCGGCGCCGGGTCGGCCTCGTCCAGCACCCGGCGGACCCCGGCCGGTCCGCCCGCCCCCGGCGGCCGTCGGGTGGAGATGCGGGCGAGCAGCGCCACCGCGTCGGGGTCCACCGGTCCCGGGGGGACCCGGCTGGGCACCGCGCGGGCCGCGCGCAGGGACATCCCGGGCAGCGTGACCCGACCCTCGCCGACACTCACCGGCACACCGGGCACCGCGTGGGCGAACATCGCCGGCACGGCGGCCACGGGCACCCGGATCCCGTGGGGGGTGCCGGAGGCCCCGGGCGCCAGCAGGGTCAGCACCTGGCCGGACGGCTCCGGGTGGTCGTCGAGCACCAGCACCACCGCCCGGGACAGCCGGGTCAGCACCCGGCCGACCCGCGGGGGCCCGGCGATCAGGTCGGCCACCGCCGCGGGGACGGCCACCGGTACGGGCTGCGGGGGGTGGCCCTCGGTCACCCGGCGGCCGGCGTCCGGTCCGCGGCGTCGGCCCGGCCGGCCGTCCACCCGGCGAAGCGGGCCAGCACCCCGTTCCATCCCCCGTCGCCCGCGCTGATCTCGTCGGACAGGGAGCGGCCATCGGTCAGCCGCTCCAGCAGGCGGTGCTCCAGGGTGACCGTGGTCTGCTCCGGGGCGTCCTGGGTGAAGCGGATCTCGACCTCGCTGGCCCGGTCCGGGTCGTACGTCCACCGCCCGTCGATCTGCCAGGTCAGCACCAGACGACCCGGCGGTTCCCAGACCAGCACGTGGCCCCAGTCGCACTCGGCGCCGTCGGTTCCGACCTCGTACCACCGCCCGCCCACCCGCGGCTCGATCACCAGGTCCGCCATCTCGGACTCGCCGATGTGGTGGCTCGCAGGCCACCAGCGGGCCATCGACCCGGTGAAGAGAGCGAACGCGCGGTCGGCCGGGAGGGCGACGGTCGCCGTCCCGTGCAGGGCGGGCAGGGTCTCGGGTGCGGTCATGGCTACTCCTGGGGTGGGAGGTCGGCGGCGTCGGCCACCTTCTGGAACCCGGTCAGCGCGTCGGTCCAGACGCGGTCGAGATAAGCGCGCAGGGCGTCGATCCCGGCCGGGTCGATGCGGTACACACGGCGGTTCCCGTCCGGGGTGACGCTGACCAGGCCGCCCGCGCGCAGCGCGGAGAGATGCTGGGACACGGCCTGTCGGGTGATGGGCAGCAGATCGGCGAGCTCGCCGACCGAGGACGGCCGGTGGGCCAGCAACTCGAAGACGGCCCGGCGGCTGGGATCACCGAGCAGCCCGAGCGGGGAGTCGGCCGGTGACGTCATCTGTGAAAGCCTAGGCTTGCATTCGACTGCTGCCAAGACCTGGTCCCGACGACCGCCCCGTGTTTCGGCCCGGTGACGACCGGCGCCGGTGCCCATGTCGCACGGGCCGGGAGCCCGGGATCCTGCTAGGACTACCCGGTGCGGGCCGGACCACCGGCCCAGCCATGCGGCGGCCGCCCCCGGTCGCCGACGGCGGAGGGAACGGGCGCGATGGCGGGTTGGAAGTTGGTCGGCGGCGACAAGGGTCTGGAACCCGGGGCGGTGGTCCGTCCCGACGAGCGGCTGGCCTGGCCCAAGACCATCGGCATCGGTGCCCAGCACGTGGTCGCCATGTTCGGGGCGACGTTCGTCTTCCCGCTGCTCATGGGGCTCGACGCGAACCTGGCGATCATGATGTCCGGGGTCTGCACGATCCTGTTCCTGCTCATCGTCAAGGGGAAGATCCCGTCCTACCTGGGCACCTCGGCGTCCTTCGTGGGAGCGGTGGCGGCGATCCGCGCGTCCGGCGGCACCTCGGCCGGCGTCACCGGGG
Proteins encoded in this window:
- a CDS encoding ArsR/SmtB family transcription factor → MTSPADSPLGLLGDPSRRAVFELLAHRPSSVGELADLLPITRQAVSQHLSALRAGGLVSVTPDGNRRVYRIDPAGIDALRAYLDRVWTDALTGFQKVADAADLPPQE
- a CDS encoding SRPBCC family protein, which translates into the protein MTAPETLPALHGTATVALPADRAFALFTGSMARWWPASHHIGESEMADLVIEPRVGGRWYEVGTDGAECDWGHVLVWEPPGRLVLTWQIDGRWTYDPDRASEVEIRFTQDAPEQTTVTLEHRLLERLTDGRSLSDEISAGDGGWNGVLARFAGWTAGRADAADRTPAAG
- a CDS encoding oxamate carbamoyltransferase subunit AllH family protein, which gives rise to MAVPAAVADLIAGPPRVGRVLTRLSRAVVLVLDDHPEPSGQVLTLLAPGASGTPHGIRVPVAAVPAMFAHAVPGVPVSVGEGRVTLPGMSLRAARAVPSRVPPGPVDPDAVALLARISTRRPPGAGGPAGVRRVLDEADPAPAVLELLGLGPGLTPAGDDLLAGLLCGLWATGRTLEAERIGAVVGALAPARTTALSADLLHQAARGHAGDAVLAVVAAVRAASGPRLHDAVAALLDIGHTSGADLLAGLVVGLSGSPERPPTPGRLCPPQDCPPQDGKDGR